A single window of Candidatus Neomarinimicrobiota bacterium DNA harbors:
- a CDS encoding carboxypeptidase-like regulatory domain-containing protein, translating into MMNKFLIILVINLGMVATVLAGEISGELKCRGVRDCSDVVVYIDKINEDVEVPKEHVVMNQKNLKFIPHVLPIVVGTTVDYLNSDDVLHNVFSPDKCAEKFNLGTWSKGETRSYTYNDIDCGAVMLCNVHPEMEAWILVLQNKYFYKTDRDGKYVIKDVPQGKYELKVWHEKIKGKSQEVEITSDETVIVNFKLKR; encoded by the coding sequence ATGATGAACAAATTCTTAATAATATTAGTCATAAATCTTGGGATGGTGGCAACGGTGCTTGCAGGAGAAATAAGCGGTGAGCTCAAGTGCCGGGGAGTTCGCGATTGCAGTGATGTGGTCGTATATATTGATAAGATCAATGAAGATGTTGAAGTTCCCAAAGAACATGTCGTCATGAATCAGAAGAATTTGAAGTTCATTCCTCATGTTCTTCCGATAGTGGTAGGTACCACAGTGGATTACTTGAACAGTGATGATGTACTGCACAATGTATTTTCACCTGACAAGTGCGCAGAAAAATTCAATCTGGGTACATGGAGCAAAGGAGAAACACGGTCCTATACTTATAACGACATAGACTGCGGCGCTGTCATGCTTTGTAACGTTCATCCTGAAATGGAGGCATGGATATTAGTTCTTCAAAACAAGTATTTCTACAAAACCGATAGGGATGGCAAGTACGTGATAAAAGACGTTCCACAGGGAAAATATGAACTTAAGGTATGGCATGAAAAAATAAAGGGAAAATCTCAGGAAGTCGAAATAACATCAGATGAAACAGTGATCGTAAACTTCAAACTAAAAAGATAA
- a CDS encoding FAD-dependent oxidoreductase has protein sequence MNSEWLKRNYPCFSACPVNTEAGRYVNLIAQGRFEEAYAVARRPNPFASICGRICSAPCEDVCRRGELDEPISIRALKRFVTERFGVESLIDTRKMKESLLPQIEPKNKKVAIIGSGPAGMSAAHDLVLNGYDVTVFEAADVAGGMLLLGIPEYRLPRELVSMEINAILNMGVELQLRSVLGRDFSLKDLKMNGYEAVFIAIGAHKSRELNIEGVQFDGVLRGVDFLLNINLGYKVDLGDKVIVIGGGNVALDVARTAARQEPVEEVASNITEALDVARSAIRFGARDVHLVCLESRDEMPASDIEIEEALEENIHIHSSRGPQRIVGKNGVATGLETLVCSSVFDETGKFNPQFEAGSNEIIEADSIILAIGQSSELKFLSPKDGIEVTPRNTIKVDRETLETTKPGVFAGGDVAFGPRIAIEAVADGRKAAASINIYLGGKSHEVEKLQINVLDTFDFTQYEDFETTHRQKIPVLDIDRRIGIAQVELGYDEETAIREAKRCLRCWVNTEFSGTEKYGSECILCGGCVDICPENCIELTRFHRFDFDEGMKEIFEESSGNFILGESPDNPFELGSVMIKDETICIRCGLCAKRCPTDCIRMESFDIIKEFSIV, from the coding sequence GTGAACTCAGAGTGGTTGAAGAGAAATTATCCATGTTTTTCCGCCTGCCCGGTTAATACAGAAGCCGGTCGATATGTTAATCTAATCGCTCAAGGACGGTTCGAAGAGGCGTATGCTGTCGCGAGAAGACCGAACCCGTTCGCCTCTATTTGCGGGAGAATATGTTCAGCTCCATGTGAGGATGTGTGTCGGAGGGGGGAGCTCGATGAGCCTATAAGTATACGGGCGTTAAAACGATTTGTGACTGAACGTTTTGGAGTAGAAAGCCTGATAGATACAAGAAAAATGAAAGAGTCGCTTCTTCCGCAAATAGAACCCAAGAATAAAAAAGTCGCAATTATCGGCTCGGGACCTGCAGGAATGTCCGCTGCGCATGATCTTGTGCTCAATGGATATGACGTAACAGTTTTTGAGGCGGCAGATGTTGCGGGAGGGATGCTGTTACTCGGGATTCCTGAATACAGGCTTCCAAGAGAATTGGTGAGTATGGAGATAAACGCAATACTGAATATGGGAGTTGAATTGCAGCTCCGAAGCGTTCTCGGCAGGGACTTTTCTCTAAAGGATTTAAAAATGAACGGATATGAAGCGGTCTTCATCGCAATTGGCGCGCATAAAAGCAGAGAATTGAATATAGAGGGCGTTCAATTTGACGGAGTACTTCGCGGTGTGGATTTCCTCTTAAACATAAATTTGGGATACAAAGTTGATCTGGGGGACAAGGTCATTGTTATTGGCGGTGGAAATGTTGCCCTTGATGTGGCGAGAACCGCTGCGCGACAAGAGCCTGTTGAGGAAGTCGCGTCAAATATTACTGAAGCGCTTGATGTGGCACGGTCGGCAATCCGATTCGGAGCAAGAGATGTCCATCTTGTCTGCCTGGAGTCACGAGATGAAATGCCCGCAAGTGATATAGAGATAGAAGAGGCTTTGGAAGAAAATATTCACATTCATAGTTCTCGCGGCCCGCAAAGAATTGTCGGAAAGAATGGTGTTGCAACGGGATTGGAAACTCTGGTATGCAGTTCGGTATTTGATGAAACAGGTAAATTCAATCCGCAATTTGAAGCCGGGTCAAATGAAATAATTGAAGCCGACAGCATAATATTAGCTATAGGTCAATCTTCCGAGTTAAAGTTTTTATCTCCAAAGGATGGGATTGAAGTCACTCCGAGAAATACGATAAAAGTTGACCGGGAGACTTTGGAAACAACCAAGCCGGGAGTATTTGCCGGAGGAGATGTCGCATTCGGTCCGAGAATAGCTATAGAAGCGGTAGCCGATGGAAGAAAGGCAGCTGCCTCGATAAACATTTATTTAGGTGGTAAATCGCACGAGGTCGAGAAGTTACAGATAAATGTTTTGGATACTTTCGACTTCACGCAATATGAAGATTTTGAAACCACCCATCGTCAAAAGATACCAGTTCTTGATATAGATAGGAGGATAGGAATAGCCCAAGTCGAACTTGGTTACGACGAAGAAACAGCGATCAGAGAAGCGAAAAGGTGTCTTCGATGTTGGGTGAACACGGAATTCTCAGGGACAGAAAAATACGGTAGTGAATGCATCCTCTGTGGAGGTTGTGTGGACATTTGTCCTGAAAACTGTATAGAGCTTACCAGATTTCACCGATTTGATTTTGACGAAGGGATGAAAGAGATCTTCGAGGAATCATCCGGCAATTTCATATTAGGTGAATCACCGGATAATCCCTTTGAACTCGGTTCTGTTATGATAAAAGACGAGACTATCTGTATCCGTTGCGGATTGTGCGCTAAACGGTGTCCTACTGACTGCATCAGAATGGAATCCTTCGACATTATAAAGGAGTTTAGCATTGTCTGA
- a CDS encoding Rieske (2Fe-2S) protein has translation MSEKDPKLIKRREFIWNLGFGSIGISIGGASILSLQYLKPNVLFEAPTKFKAGRSEEYQPGSITVNVERKVYIVRKKEGSFYALSSVCTHLGCITNYQSAVKRIACPCHGSLFDLEGNVLSGPAPRSLKRILIEQNDRGVLVVDTSVDVSEDYVLRV, from the coding sequence TTGTCTGAAAAAGACCCCAAGTTAATAAAAAGAAGAGAGTTTATTTGGAATTTAGGTTTCGGTTCGATTGGAATATCAATCGGCGGAGCTTCAATTCTTTCACTTCAATATTTAAAGCCTAACGTTTTGTTTGAAGCTCCGACAAAATTTAAAGCAGGAAGATCTGAAGAATATCAACCTGGAAGCATAACAGTTAACGTGGAACGGAAAGTATATATCGTTCGGAAAAAAGAAGGAAGTTTTTACGCGCTCTCTTCAGTCTGCACACATCTTGGATGTATCACAAATTATCAGTCAGCAGTGAAGAGAATCGCATGTCCATGTCATGGGAGCCTGTTCGATCTTGAAGGTAATGTCCTAAGCGGACCAGCTCCAAGATCGTTGAAACGGATCCTTATAGAGCAAAACGACAGAGGGGTGTTAGTTGTGGATACCAGCGTTGACGTTAGCGAAGATTATGTTTTAAGGGTATGA